The Rhododendron vialii isolate Sample 1 chromosome 5a, ASM3025357v1 genome contains a region encoding:
- the LOC131326803 gene encoding RNA pseudouridine synthase 4, mitochondrial-like has translation MNLSSALLRRAVQPFAAASRGLAFQEFQSQYSTSTTDAVAERKDEKSKDKLFTLPPFNNSTVDGALLGKELSGRRSDDAVTATTALKWVLRCCPQLPRSLVQKLFRLRHIRRESSDLATSSDLGVRTHEHKLSRVAAKDPMNVGDQTFLSITVREFPSKTEKQECFCDEEEMEFLRSLELYKDSAIIVVNKPPGMPVQVSYRHLQSYIYLCTDKLWPLSHLIQLMYLDRVEHKKQFR, from the exons ATGAATCTCTCCTCCGCCCTCCTCCGCCGCGCCGTCCAACCGTTCGCCGCCGCATCTCGAGGCTTAGCCTTTCAGGAATTTCAATCTCAATACAGCACCTCCACGACCGATGCGGTGGCTGAAAGGAAAGATGAGAAGTCTAAGGACAAGTTGTTCACCTTACCGCCGTTCAATAATTCGACCGTCGACGGCGCTTTGCTTGGAAAGGAGCTGTCAGGACGGCGTTCTGATGACGCCGTTACCGCCACCACGGCGCTTAAGTGGGTCCTACGGTGCTGCCCTCAGCTTCCGAGGTCTCTTGTGCAGAAACTCTTTCGCCTGAGACAT ATTCGAAGAGAATCATCTGATTTGGCAACGAGTTCTGATTTGGGTGTTCGAACACACGAACATAAGCTTTCAAGG GTAGCTGCGAAAGATCCAATGAATGTAGGAGATCAGACATTTCTTTCTATAACTGTTAGAGAGTTTCCCTCAAAGACTGAGAAACAAGAGTGCTTTTGCGACGAAGAAGAAATGGAATTTCTCCGCAGTCTTGAGTTGTATAAG GATTCAGCCATTATTGTTGTGAATAAACCCCCTGGAATGCCTGTTCAGGTTAGCTATCGGCATCTTCAATCTTATATTTATCTGTGTACTGACAAATTGTGGCCATTGAGTCACCTTATTCAACTAATGTATCTTGACAGGGTGGAGCATAAGAAACAGTTTAGATGA